In Aegilops tauschii subsp. strangulata cultivar AL8/78 chromosome 3, Aet v6.0, whole genome shotgun sequence, one genomic interval encodes:
- the LOC109758317 gene encoding uncharacterized protein: protein MATAAVLILLASLFPALAAGTDCCSPAADYGLALTPSHKCGVVLPVAVGTYDMGTYAPGSAYEASLRHLVATIPAMANAESSGSSYYREACRDGAGACGRSYVDDAGESPNRIVASGYCSWHRDVKSPDCGACIALAFEEAQRLCPFQRMAEAAVDGGACKCSAHFHDYDIMEQFQHGDPSSDPRWNTPDQVMGVVAENEENMRRR, encoded by the exons ATGGCCACCGCCGCGGTCCTCATCCTGCTCGCATCGCTCTTCCCGGCGCTAGCCGCCGGAACCGATTGCTGCTCGCCCGCCGCTGACTACGGCTTGGCCCTCACGCCCAGTCACAAGTGCGGCGTCGTCCTGCCCGTCGCCGTGGGCACGTACGACATGGGCACGTACGCTCCGGGGAGCGCGTACGAGGCCTCCCTGCGCCATCTCGTCGCCACCATTCCCGCCATGGCGAATGCCGAATCCAGCGGCTCCTCTTATTACAGGGAGGCCTGCCGCGACGGTGCCGGCGCGTGCGGGCGCTCATACGTCGACGACGCCGGCGAGAGCCCCAATCGGATTGTGGCCTCCGGCTACTGCTCCTGGCACAGGGACGTCAAGTCGCCGGACTGCGGCGCTTGCATCGCGCTGGCCTTCGAGGAGGCGCAGAGACTGTGCCCGTTCCAGAGGATGGCTGAGGCCGCGGTTGACGGCGGCGCGTGCAAGTGCAGCGCACACTTCCACGACTACGACATCATGGAGCAGTTCCAGCACGGCGACCCCAGTA GTGATCCTCGGTGGAACACACCGGACCAGGTCATGGGCGTTGTTGCAGAAAATGAGGAGAACATGAGAAGGAGATGA